The window GACGGCCTGATCTTCCCGACGATCCAGGGCATCGTGGCCGCGGATCTGAAGCTCGTCGGCGAGCACGAGCTCTCGCAGGTCCTGGTCCTCGCCAACGCCACCGGCAGCCCGTCCGAGGTCGAGAAGATCCTCGTCACGCCGCACGATCACGCGGCCACCGTGCGGTACCTCGAGTCGAACCATCCACGGACGACCGTGGTCGACGTGCGCTCGCCGTTCGTCGCGCTCGAGCACGCCCGGGACAACCACGGCACCGCGGCGATCGTCCCGCGTGGCGCCCTCGGGCCCGACGCGCCCGTGCGCGTGGCGCGCGAGAACATCGGCGATCAGGGCGAGGTGCGCATGCGTTACGGCGTGATCTCGCGCCTGCCGGCGCCGCGCTCGGGCTCCGACGCGACGGCGTTGCTCTTCGGCGTGCACGACAAACCGGGCGCGCTGCACGAGATCCTCCAGCACTTCAAGGAGCGGAGCTGCAACCTGCGCCGCATCCAGTCGCGCCCGCTGCCCGGCGAGGGCTGGGAGTACGTGTTTTACGTCGAGGTCTCCGGTCACGTGACCGATCGGAACCTCGTCGCCGCCCTCGAGGGGATCAAGCGAGAGGCGAAGATGCTCAAGATCGTGGGCTCTTTCCCGCTCGAGCGGCCCATGCCCGCCACGCCCGAGGGAGAGGATCGTCGTCGAACGTCATGACCTTTGCGGCTCCTCGCGCCCGCGCGGCGCGTTTCCTTGCTTGGGCCCTCGGAACCACGCTCCTCGCCCTCGGGCCCTCCGCCTGCGGGGGCGGGGATCAGAACCTCGTCCTCGTGGGCGGTCGGCAGATCGATCCTGGCGTGATCGACAAGGACCCGATCGCGCTCCTGCCGTCGAACCCCGTGATGCTGGGCTACCTCGACGCGGCGGCGATGTTCCACTCGAGCCTCGGGCCCGACGTCGGCTCGATCATCACCTCGGTCCTGCCGCTCGGCCCCGAGTCGAACTTCGTGCCGTCGCGCGACGTGACGAAGATCTACGGCGGGATCTACGCGATGCAGGGCGCCGATTTCTGCGCGGTGATCCAGGGCAATTTCGACGTGGCCTCGATCCAGCGCGCCGCCGAGGCGCGCGCGAACGTGAGCTCGGGCTTGCCGCTCGTGCGATCACGTTACGCCGACATGGACCTGTACACGGCGGGGAACGTGGGGTTCGTGCTCCTGACGCCGCACACGGCGCTGACGGGCAACGAGACAGGGATGCGGCGCGCGCTCGATCGGCTGCGAACGACGGAGATCAAGCGCGCGGTGCCGCCGTGGATGATCGATCTGCTCCACACGCCGAACGCAGCCTTCGCGCTCGCAGGCGACATCAGCGGGCAGGGGACGGTGGAGGCCGCGACGCAGAAGATGCCGTTCCTGACGGGCCTGCAGAAGGTGCGGACGATCGGCAATTTCCAGCCGCCAGGCATGAACTTCGCCGGCTCGTTGACGTACGCCGACGCGGCGTCGGCCGCAGCCGGGACGACGAACCTCGCCGATCTGCAGAAGCTGACGGGCTTCATGGGGCTCCTGTCATCCCTCGGGCTCATGGGCCCCGTGCCGCAAATGCAGGTGGCGCAGCGGGAGAACGACGTCGCGTTCACGATGCCCGTGGACACCTCGTTCGCGCGTTTCCTGCTGGGCATGCTCGGCGACGTCGCGAAGAAGGCGACGACGGGGCAAGCGCCGTCGAGCGGCTGGGTCTGGCCGTTGCTCTCACACTGACGGGCGCCGCGCCGGGATCAGTCCGATGACGACCAGTCCGACGTCGTCGTCGGCTCGGGCTTCCTGCGTGGTTTTTCCGGCACGGCGGCGTGGATGTTGATCCGGCGCGCGTCGCCCGAGAGCCGCCACGCGAGGATCTGGAACAACCCCAGCGCCGAGAGCCCCGTCGCGGCCACGAAGGCCACGGCGGCGAGGATCGTGCTCGTCGGGCTTTGCCATGTCGCGAATGCGCCCGGGTAACTCAGGTCCGAGAGCGCGAGCTCCGTGCCGAGGCCCGAGAGCACACCGAGGCCCACGTACGTGCCTGCGCCCGTCGTCTCCGAGCCCATGAAGCCCACGAGCGCCGCGGCGACCACGAAGATCGCCACGAACGAGCCGATCGTCGCGAGCTCCGGGGAGAGCGGGGCCACGCGGAGCACCGTCAGGATCAAGAAGGGCAGGGCGCAGACGAAGGCGGCCGCGAGCAACCAGCGTGCGCCGGCGTAGGCGCGGTAGCGGGCGCGGAAGAGCAGGGCCGCGGGCAAGGCCGTCGCGGCGAGCAGGCGCGCGAAGCCGAGCACGGGCGCGCCCGCAGCGATGCCCGCGGCGGGGCCGGCGCCGCCGAGGCCCACGACGGCCGCGAGCGTGCCGAGCAGGAGCATGGCCACGGCTCGATGGCGATAGCTCACGCGGGTGAGCGCGGCTGCGAGCGTCACGCCGCCGAAGAGCAAACAGGAGAGCGCCGCGTTTGTCCCGCCGGGCCGCACGCCCAGGTACGGGAGCGCGCCGAGCCCCGCGAAGCCGAGGCCCACGGCGGCGCACCAGAACCGCGCGGCCTGGCGCGAGGGCTCGATGGGCGCGAGGTCCTCCATGAGCGCCTCGGACGCGAGCAGCGGCTTCTGCGGCGTCTCTCGCGGGCGCTCCTCGTTGCGGGGCGTGGGCGGGGACGAGGGCGGCGGGGACGAAGGCGTCGCCGAGGTCGCCGGGGTGGCCGGCGCGTCCGCGGCGGGCGGGGCGGCCACGCGGGAGACTTCGCTCACGGCGACCCCGTCGGACGAGGCCTCGATGCCCTCTGCGACGGCGGCGGCGCCGTCCGTGACGGCGGCGGGCTCGCGCGGCTTCGATCGGGGCGCACTGGCAGGTGCCGCCTCGGGGGGCTCGGCTTCGGCGCGGGGGGCGCTTTGCGGGGGCGCTGTCATGGCTTCGCCAAGGCGGGCCGATGGGGGCGGCTCGGTCGGAGCCGTTCCTGCGGGGACCGTCCTCGACGAGGCCGGGCTGTCCATGTTCTGCGCTGGAGAGGCCATCTGGATCGCCCGCGGTCGATCAGGTACCGCCCGGAGCATACCCCCGGAGGGCGTCGAGCGTCGTGGGGTTTTCGGCGAAGGCGAGGCGGGCGACAAGGGTGCGAGCGAATTCTCGCACACTCTGGAAGCCCTGGGGATCCGTCCGTAGCGTGGATTCGTCCATGTAGAGCCGTCGACTGATCTCGACCTGGATGGCGTGGATGCCGCTCGCTGGGGTCCCGTAGTGGCCCGTCGAGAATCCACCGCGATAGGGGTCGTCGTGGCGCACGGTGTAGCCGCAAGAACGCGCGTGTCGATCCACCATGTCGATCACGGCGGCCGAGGCGCTCGTCCGTCCGCGGGTGCCGGGGACGATGTCGGCGCGGGCGACGCCGGCGTTTTCGTGTCCGCGGCGGGGCTGGCTCGGCATCGAGTGGGCGCAGAGCAGGATGGCGAAGCCGAAGCGGGCGCGCTTGCGAGCGAGGAGCTGCTCGAGCACGCGGTGGTAGGGGCGGTAGACGAGGTCGAGGCGGCGCTCGAGCTCGGCGCGGGGGAGCCTGCGGGCGAGGATGGGCTCGCCGTCCGTGGTGAGGCGCCAGATGAGGCCGCGTGGCCAGGGCGCGCGGCCTCCGCCGTCGACGGCGTCGAGGTCCACGTCCTGCTCGCCGCGGTTGAGGTCGACCACGTATCGGCTCGCTCGCGCGTAGATGAGCGTCGCGCCTTCCATGGGCGCGTCCTCGAAGAGGGCGTCGACGTGCAGGTCGGCGTCGCGGGCGATGCTGCGCGCGGGCGCGATGGTGAACGAGAGGGTCTCGGCGTCGAGGGAGAGGCCTGCGTGGGGCACCTCGACGACCACCGGGGTCTCGCCCCCTTTGGGTTCGATGACCTCGAACTGCGGATGGGGCGCGACGCCGACGGCGGAGCGCAGCCCCCACTCTTCGTATCGGGGATCGACCACGGCGAACACTCTTACCCCATCCATCGCCCGGCCGCAGGTGGAGCGCTCGTCCGGAGCACGGAAGGGCCTCTTGTCTCGGCCGCGCGTCCGCCCCACGTAGCGACCTTCCGTCCGCGCCACCTGCTTGCGGTTTTCTTCGGCGGGGCTGGCAGGGGCGGTAGGCTCGGCGCGTGGACCTTCACGCCTGGGTGGATGCGTACCTGGATCACCTGCGTGTCGAGCGCGCGCTCTCGCCCCGCACGCTGGAGGCGTACGCGCGGGATCTCGGCAAGCTCTGCGCTTTGTGCGAGGGGCAGGGGATCACGTCGCCGGCGGAGCTCGACGCCACGGTTGTCTCGACGTACCTGGTGGAGCTCGGCAAGCAGGGGCTCGGGGCGCGTTCGGCGACGCGGCACCTCTCGGCGGTGCGTGGGTTCTCCAAGTTCTTGCTGCGGGAGCGGGCGATCTCGGCGAACCCGGCGGCGCTCGTCGAGCGGCCCCGGACGAGCCGCAAGCTGCCGAAGGTGCTCTCCGTGGAGGAGATCGAGCGGATCCTGGAGGCGCCGGATCGAGCTTCGTTTCGAGGCCTGCGCGACCGGGCGATGCTGCACGTGATGTACGCGGCGGGGCTACGCGTGAGTGAGGTCGTGGGCCTCAAGATCGCGGACATCGATCGCAAGCAGGGCGTGGTGTTCGCGTTCGGCAAGGGCAACAAGCGGCGGATCGTGCCGCTCGGGGAGCCTGCGCTCGACGCGCTCGATGCGTATCTGGCCGTTCGCAAGGATCACCCGCGCGCGGCCATGACGCCCGCGCTTTTCCTGTCGCCGCGGGGCAAACCGCTGACGCGGCAAGGTGTGTGGAAGTTGCTCGGCGCCTACGCGCGTGGCGTGGGGGTGACGAAGCCGAGCTCGCCGCACAAGTTGCGGCACTCGTTCGCGACGCATCTGCTCGAAGGAGGCGCCGATCTGCGCAGCGTGCAGGCCCTCCTGGGGCACGCGGACATCACGACGACCGAGATCTACACGCACCTGACGGACGATCACGTGCGCACCGTTTACAAACGGTCGCATCCTCGTTCCTGATGCATCGACCACATCGTGGTCGATGCACCAGAGGTCCAGGGCTTGCCCTGGTCCAGGTCCAGGGGTGGACAACCCCTGGTCGGGGTCCGGGGTGAAACGCCGGCGCTACGCTGTAAGCTTGCAGCTACTTGAGGATCGAGCCGAGGTCTTGCTCGACCTGCTCTGCCGTCTGCGCGGGGACCTTCGCGTAGAGGCGCGTGCGCTCGGTGCGCACGAAATAATCCGGTTTGCCTGCGGGATCCGCGGCCGGGACACGCACGAGCTCGAGGAAGCCGAGCGACGAGCCCGCCGCGTACTCCACGCGGAGCACGTCCTGCTTGCCCGCGGGCTCGTTCATCACGTAGTCCGTCGGCCGCAGCCGATCGAGCTTCGCCATGAAGTTCGCCGCCGTCTCGTCCTTTTGATCGGCTGCTGCGGGATCTGCCCAGAACCGCTTGCCCTCGGGCCCGCCGCGCACGAGCTTTCGCTTCTTCTCGCCGGCCGAGAGCTCCGCCGACGAGATCTCGGCCTCCTTGAAGCCGTGCAGCTCCCGCTCCACGAGGCGCGACTCGGCCGTGTCGAGGTCTCGCATGGCGGCGCCGTCGATCACGTAGGCCTCGCCCGACTGCGGATCACGCACGTACCTGTCGCCGCCGCCGGGCGTCGTGCCGCCCAGCACGAGCTTGCGCTCGGCGCCGCCGATCGTGACCGTGAGCGTGCCCTCGGGCTCCGCGAGCCCGAACTCGGCTGCGCGATCGTCCGGGATGCGGCCGAGCGCGCGGATCGCCTTCAGCGGCGCGAGCGCGTCGACGAGCTTCTGGGCCACGCCCACGCCGACGAACTCGGTCTTCGTCTTGGCGCCGGGCGCGGGCGGCGGCGCGCCTGCGTCGGGGTTCACGGGCGGAGGGGTCGCCTCGCGCTCGAGCGTCCCGAGGTAATAGGCGCCGAGTTTGTCCGACTTCGTCTCGAGCGAGACCTTGCGGTTCTTGCCCTCGAAGACGACCTTCACGACGTCGGCGGGCCGGCCGGGCCACACCGTCGCTTCGGTCTGCACGAGCGCCTTCGGCTGCTCGTCGCGGGTCCACACGGCCACCGCGCTGGCCGACGCCAGCACGAAGAGCCCCACGTGGACGAAGAGGCCGCGTCCCACGTTCATGCCTTCCTCCCGGCCGTGCGGCGCGATCGCCGCGTCACGAGGAGCCCCACGCCGAAGAGGAGCGCTGGAGCCCCGATGATCGTCCCGTAGAACCAGAACACGTCCTTCTGCTTCGTGTGCTCGATCCGCACGTCCTCGGGCGTCACGATCTCTCCGCTGAAGCTCTCGTCGCCGCCGAGCCAGCGCACCGCGTCCACCACGAAGAGCTGGTTCGTCTCGGCGACGCCGAGCGCGAGGTCGCTGAGCGCGTCCGCGTCTGCGACCACGAAGGCGCGCATCTCCTGCGGGCCCTTCACCTTCGACTTGTCCGCGCCGTCGCCGATCGGCTTCGTCACCGCGGCGGCGAGGTTGTGCGTCGTCTTCTTCTCGTCGCCGTCGAGCTCGTAGTTGCCGTTCTTGTCGGCGAACACGCCTCCCGACGAGCGGAGCACGAAGTCCACCTTCGGCTCGGATCCGGCTTTCTTGTCGAGCGAGCCCGCGACGGGCACGAGCACCACCGCGCGCTGCGAGACGCGGCTGAGCGTCGAGACCGAGGCGTGCGACGAGAAGCGGTTCGACACGAGGTTCGCCTTGTCCGAGGCGTTGCGGCGCCGCGGCACGAAGAGCTGATCCGTCGTGGCGAGCACCGTCGGATCGAACGAGAGATCCGCGATCGCGGCGAGCGGGGCGAGGTCGCCCTTCGTCTCTGGATCCAGCGCGAGGAGCAGCTTGCCGCCGCGCGCCGCGTACTTCTCGAGCGAGGTGACCTCCTCGGGCAAGAACGCCTGCGTCGGGCCGAGCACCACGACGATCGACGCGTCCTCGGGCACCGTGTTGGCGAGGCCCTGCGGCATGCCGAGGTCCTTCACGACGTAGTTCTGGCTCTCCAGCAGGCGCCGCAGGATCTTCGCCGTCCGGCCCTCGGCTGCCGCCGCGCCCGCGGCCTCGTTGAGCTCGCCGTGCCCGACCGTGAAGTAGGCCGTGCGTTGCTCCTTCATCGCCTTGAGGAGGGCCTTCTGGAAGTCGGCGTCGAGCGTCTTCAGCTTCGCCGCCGCCTTGTTCATCTCCTTGTCGAGCGTGAGCGTCTCGCGCGTCGGCCCGCGCAGGATCACGATCACCGCGTCCTGCGTGACCTTGTTGTCCTTCGCGAGCTGCGGGTGGAGCAGCCGGTCGTAGAAGCCGTACTTGAAGTTCGGCGCGCTCCTCGCGATGTCCGCGAGGTAACCCTCGACCTCCGTACCCACGTCGTTCAGGGGCGGGAAGAACGCGCGCACCTCCACGGTGTCCGGCGCGCTCGTCACGATCTTCTTCGTCGACTCGCTGGCCTTCGCCGTGCGGAAGTACGAGAAGTCGGCCTTCACGTCGAGCTCGCCGGCCGCGTACGTGAACAGCGCCGCGTAGGCCACCGCGAGCGAGAGCGACAGGCCCGCGATGGTCGCCGCGCGCACGCGACGGACCTCCACGCGGGGCGCGCGCCGCATGGGCGCGAGCGCGATCTCGCCGAAGACGAGCGGCAGGACCGACACGAGGATCAGGACGACCCACGCGACCGTGCTGGCCCCGTCGAAGCGGGCGCGTTTGTCCGGGGTCGCGTCGAGGATCCCGAGCGCGCGCCTGCCGACCTCGGTGTTCGCCGCGAAATAGATCGCGAGCGCCACGAGCCCGAGCGCCGAGAAGATCGAGAGCGTGCGCTCGATCTTGCGCCGCTCCGGATCCTTCTCGCCCGACGCGTGTACGAACCGGAGCGCCGTCGCCCCCACGGCGCCGAGCGCGCCGAGCGCGGAGAACACGAGCCGCGCCGACTCGATGTTGCCGAGCAGCCGCTCGCCGATGAAGACGAGCACGAGCGAGCCCACGAACGCGGGCACGAGGAAGGGCGCCCAGCCCGGCGCCGCGGCGGGCTTCTCCGCGCTGCCTGCCTTCGCCTCGGGCGCCTTCTCGGCGGCCGGGGCCGCCTCTTTCGGTTTCAGCGCCATCGCCGCGCCTCCAGCGTCTTGGTGGCCGCGAGCAGGAAGAAGTACGTGACGGCCACGTAATAGACCACGTTCTCGAGCTTCAGGACCCCGGTCATGAAGGGGAACTGCCGCTGATGGTGCAGCGCGAGCCCGGAGAGCACGCTGTTCACCGGCGGCTCGGTCACCTTCGCGACGAGCCAGAGCGTCACCATCACCGCGAGCATGAGCCCGCCGAGGATCGCCGCCATCACCTGGCTACGGCTCACGGCCGAGGTGAACATCCCGATCGAGAGCGCCGCCGAGCCGAGCAGCACGATGCCCGCGTAGCCCACGGCCACGTGCCCGAGGCTCACCTTGCCGTTCACGAAGATGAGCAGCGGCATGTACACGCTGATCAGCGTGATGAGCGCGATCATCGCGAGCGCCGCGAGGTACTTGCCCACGATGATCTCGATGTCCCGGATCGGCGCCGTGTTGAGCAAGACCAGCGTGCCGCGCTCCCGCTCCCCGGCGAGCAGCGGGATCGACATGAGCACCGCCACGATCATCGTGACGCCGCTCGCGCCGTTGAAGAACTCGCGCAGCACGTCGGCCGACATGCGCGACCCCGAAAGGCCGTTCGCGCTGAACCATACGCCCTCGACGAGCAGCGCCGCGGCCCCGATGGCCCAGCCGAGCAGGGATCGGCCGTACGAGCCGATCTCTCTCCCCGCGACGAGCAGAGCATTTCTCATGTCCCGCTCCCGTCCTCTTTCTCTGCCGCGGCGTCCTTCGCCCCGGCATCACCCTCGCCGGCCGAAGCGCGCGCCTTCTTCGCGCCCTTCTTGCCGGCCCGCCTCTTCCTCGGCGCGGCCTCTGTGCCGTCGCCCTTCGTCTCGGGGCCCGCGAGCTCCAGGAACACCGTCTCGAGCTCCCGCTCGCCGCGGCGCACCTCGAGCAGCCCGATCCCGGCCGTCACGAGCGCGTGGCACACCGCCTCGCGCGCGTCGCCTCCGGACTCGATCTGGAGCGTGACGACGCCCGCGCCCTCCTCCGTCGCGTCGATCACCTCGACCGACACGACGCCCGAGACGGCGCTCGCGGCCTCCTTGGCCTTCTCCTCGTCGCCGCGCACCGTCACCTCGACGCGCTGGTTCTTGAGGAGCTTCGAGCTGAGCTCGGCCTCGGTGCCGCTCGCGGCGATCTGGCCCTCGCGGATCACGAGGATGCGGTCGCACGTCTCGCTGATCTCGCCGAGAATGTGGGAGGACAAAAGGATCGTGTGTTCGCCCTTGAGGCCGCGGAGCAGCTCGCGCATCTCCACGATCTGCACGGGATCGAGGCCGCTGATCGGCTCGTCCAGCACGAGCAGCTTCGGCCCGTGCACGATGGCCTGGGCGATGCCGACGCGTTGCTTGTACCCGTGCGACAGGGACGCGATGAGCTGGTCCTGCACCTCGGCGAGCCCCGTCGCCTCGAGCACCTCGGGCACGCGTTTGTCCGCGGAGGCCTTCGAGAGGCCCCGCAGGCGCGCGGCGAAGTGCAGGTAGGCGCGGACCGTCATCTCGCCGTAGAGCGGAGGTGTGTCCGGCAGGTAGCCGATCAGCGACCGCACCTCGTGTGGGCTCTCCACGACGTCGAGCCCGTTCACGCGGACGGAGCCCGACGAGGGGAGGAGATCACAGGCGAGGATGCGGAGCGTGGTGGTCTTTCCGGCGCCGTTGAGCCCGAGCAAGCCCACGATCTCGCCGGCTTCGATGGAGAACGAGAGCGGCCCGACGGCCCTCCTCTCCCCGTAGTACTTGTAGAGGTCGACGATTTCGATCACGGCAAAAGCCTTCGTCATGCGTCGCCGTTTCCCCGGCGACGGCGCCCTTATAACAGAAGCTCGGGCCCGTGATTCCCGACCTCGTCGGGATCCGACGCCCCGAAGCGCCCTCGACCGCCCAGGGCAGCCGCGCCCGGGGGGCGAGCCTCGCCGCTCGGGGGGATCCCTCGGTACGTTCAGCGTTTCCACGCGATCCCGCTCATCGGCCTTGCCGCCGGGCCGGGCCCGCGAGAAGAGCCGCGCCATGACGGCGCGAGCCATGTTTCCAGGTCCCCGCAACGCTTTCCTCGCGGTCGCCGCGATGGCCCTCGGCATGGCCTGCATGCAGGGAAGCCGTCCGCCCGAGGTCGCGCCGCGCGGCACGCTCGTGCCCGGCGCGGCAGACGGCGCGACGACCGTCGATACACGCGGGGCCTTTGGCGTCGTGTTCGGTACGCCGCGCGGCGAGACGATCGACCCGCCCGAGGTGAGCCTCGTCTTCAACCGCCCGATGCGCCCGCTCGAGCTCGCGGGGGACGAGAGCGCGCCGCCCGCGTCGATCTCGCCCGCCGTGCCCGGACGATGGCAGTGGGTCGGCACGAACGCGCTCTCGTTCGTGCCGGAGAAACGGCTGCCGCGCGCCACCGCCTTCGTCGTCAAGGTCCCGGCCGGCACGAAGGCGCTCGACGGTTCCACGCTCGAGAAAAACTTCGAGCTCCGCTTCACGACGGCGCGGCCCGAGGTCACGTCGGTCGAGCCTTACGATGGGTCGGATGGCCTGCGGCCCGACGCGAAGTTCACGCTCCGCTTCAACCAGCCCGTCGACGATCGCGCGATCGAGCGCGCCGTGTCGGTCATCGTCGCCGAGAAGACGCGCGCGTTCTCCCTGCGTCGCCCCGATCCGCAGAACGAGCAGCTCGTGGAGATCGTCCCGCGCGCGCCGCTGCCGCTCGAATCGCAGATCTTGCTCGACGTGAAGGGCCTCGCGGGCAAGGAGGGGCCCCTCCCCGCCGCGAAGGAGGAGCGCTTCACCTTCATGACCTACCTCCCGCTCGCCGTGAAGGAGCTGCCGTGTGATCACGACACGCCGCGCGGCAAGTGCGCGCCCGACGGCGGCGTCGGCATCTACCTCACGACGCCGGTCAAGCTCGGCGATCTGAAGAAGGCCGTGCGCTTCGAGCCGAAGATCGCCGTCACGTGGCCCTCGTGGCTCGACGACGATCACACGACGAGCGGCGTCACCGTCTACGGCGCGTTTCCCCCGGGGAAAAACGTCAAGGTCATCGTCCAGAAGGGCCTCAAGGACGAGCACGGGCAGACGCTCGGGGCCGACTACCGCGGCGACGTCGCCTTCGACGATCTCTGGCCCAAGGCCGACATCGGCCTGCGCGGCAGCGTCTTCGAGCCCGCCGCGCGCCGCGAGATCCCGATCGACTCCATCAACACGAACGACCTCGAGCTCGTCGTCGCCCCGCTCTCACCCGCGGACGCGATCCGCCTGCAGGACGATCCGTACGGCGCGGGCCGCGCGCCCTCGTACAAAGACATCCTCGCTTTGCCCGGCGCGAAGGTCTCGAAGCTCGCCGCGAACGCGCCGCTCAACAAGCCTTCGCGGCACGCCGTGAAGACCGAGGAGGCGCTCGGCGGCAAGGACGCGCGTGGCGCGATCGCGCTCGGCATCCGCTACACGGGCTGGCCCGGATCGAACCACCAGCGCGTCGTGACGAACACCGCGATCGCCAAGGTTAGCGATCTCGCGGTGAGCGGCAAACTCTCGGCGCGTGGCTCGCTCCTGTGGATCAGCCGCCTCTCGTCGGCCGCTCCGGTCAAGGGCGCCGAGGTCTCGATCCAGACGCCCGGCGAGGCGCCGATCGGCCCGCTCCGCTCCGACGACAGCGGCTTCATCACGCTGCCGAAGGAGGTCTGGTCCCGCGGGAGCTCGGCCGCGGACAGGTCCGTCATCGTCATCAAGGACGGCAACGATTGGACCTACAAGCATCTGACGGACACGCTCGACAGCTGGCGCTTCGACATGCAGGTCGATCCGGGGCCGGACCGGCCGTTCGGCCTCATGTTCACCGATCGCGGCATCTACCGGCCCGGCGACACGGTCCACATCAAGGGCATCTTCCGCAAAGAGGGCAACCCAGGCACCGTCACGCCCGCGGGCCTGCCCGTGGAGATCAGGGTCGAGGGCCCCGACGGCGACGAGATCTCCTCGCGCACCGAGACGCTCTCGCCCTTCGGCACCACGTCGATCGACGTCGCCGTTCCACGCGCGGGGAGGCTCGGGACGTACTCGATCCGCGCCACGGTGCAGGAAGGGAACCCGGGCTGGGCCGACGTGAGCTCCGACTTCGAGGTCGCCGAGTACCGCCCGGCCGAGTTCGCGGTCTCGGTCGAGAGCGACAAACCGAGCTACGTGCGCGGCGACAAGGCGAAGTGGATCGCGCGCGGCGATTACCTCTACGGCGCGCCCATGGCCGGCGCGGATGCGCGCGTCGTCGTCACGCGCGGCGAGGCCACGTTCCGCCCGCCGAACACCGATGGTTTCACCGTCGACGAGGACACGTTCCACGCGGACTTCACCGATCGATCCACGCGAGAAGGCGAGATCCACAGCCGCACGGACAAACTCGACGGCAAGGGCACGCTCCCGATCGAGGCCACGCTCGCGCTCCCGGGCCAGCGCGGACCCGAGCGCGTCACGGCCGAGGCCGAGGTAAACGACGTCTCGCGCCAGTACATCGCGGGCAGCACCACGGCCATCGTGCACCCGGCCGAGTTCTATGTCGCGCTGCGCACGGGGGCCGACCTCTTCGTCGACGCGGGCAAACCTGTCAGCCCCGAGGTCTTCGCCGTCGATCCCAGGGGCGCGCGTGTCGCGGGTGTCCCCATCAAGCTCGAGCTCGTGTCGCGCACGTGGAGCGTCGCGAAACAAGCGACCTCCGGCGGCCTCGCGCACACCGTGGCCGAGCCCGTCGATCGTGTCGTCGAGAGCTGCACGGTCACGACCACCAGCGGCGACAAACCTGCCTCGTGCAAGCTCACGCCGGCCGCGTCGGGCTACCACATCGTCCACGCGACCGCGGTCGACGCGCGGAAGAACCCGGTCGGCGCCGCGGATCCGCTCTACGTCTTCGGCGGCGCGAGCGGGGGCGGCTTCGGCGACAGCGACAGGCTCGTCGTCGAGCTCGTCGCCGACAAGGAGAGCTACGAGGTCGGCGACAAGGCGCGCTTCCTCGTGAAGTCGCCGTTCGCCGCCGCCGAGGCGCTCGTCACCGTCGAGCGCGCCGGCATCCTCTCGCAGCGTCGCGTGAAGCTCGGCGGCGCGATGCCGACGATCGAGA of the Polyangium spumosum genome contains:
- a CDS encoding bifunctional chorismate mutase/prephenate dehydratase translates to MDERKRLDELRAQLAEIDHQMLRQLERRARVAQDIIKLRSGTARFAPIADGQHLLALERAAEPPLPASAVRPAFAAIDAACRVFEVAPRVVFLGSEGGFGWMAAQEHFGPSAELVRNETVLGALDEVARERAEFAVVPYESLEDGLIFPTIQGIVAADLKLVGEHELSQVLVLANATGSPSEVEKILVTPHDHAATVRYLESNHPRTTVVDVRSPFVALEHARDNHGTAAIVPRGALGPDAPVRVARENIGDQGEVRMRYGVISRLPAPRSGSDATALLFGVHDKPGALHEILQHFKERSCNLRRIQSRPLPGEGWEYVFYVEVSGHVTDRNLVAALEGIKREAKMLKIVGSFPLERPMPATPEGEDRRRTS
- a CDS encoding N-formylglutamate amidohydrolase codes for the protein MVDPRYEEWGLRSAVGVAPHPQFEVIEPKGGETPVVVEVPHAGLSLDAETLSFTIAPARSIARDADLHVDALFEDAPMEGATLIYARASRYVVDLNRGEQDVDLDAVDGGGRAPWPRGLIWRLTTDGEPILARRLPRAELERRLDLVYRPYHRVLEQLLARKRARFGFAILLCAHSMPSQPRRGHENAGVARADIVPGTRGRTSASAAVIDMVDRHARSCGYTVRHDDPYRGGFSTGHYGTPASGIHAIQVEISRRLYMDESTLRTDPQGFQSVREFARTLVARLAFAENPTTLDALRGYAPGGT
- the xerD gene encoding site-specific tyrosine recombinase XerD, with the translated sequence MDLHAWVDAYLDHLRVERALSPRTLEAYARDLGKLCALCEGQGITSPAELDATVVSTYLVELGKQGLGARSATRHLSAVRGFSKFLLRERAISANPAALVERPRTSRKLPKVLSVEEIERILEAPDRASFRGLRDRAMLHVMYAAGLRVSEVVGLKIADIDRKQGVVFAFGKGNKRRIVPLGEPALDALDAYLAVRKDHPRAAMTPALFLSPRGKPLTRQGVWKLLGAYARGVGVTKPSSPHKLRHSFATHLLEGGADLRSVQALLGHADITTTEIYTHLTDDHVRTVYKRSHPRS
- a CDS encoding DUF4340 domain-containing protein; translated protein: MNVGRGLFVHVGLFVLASASAVAVWTRDEQPKALVQTEATVWPGRPADVVKVVFEGKNRKVSLETKSDKLGAYYLGTLEREATPPPVNPDAGAPPPAPGAKTKTEFVGVGVAQKLVDALAPLKAIRALGRIPDDRAAEFGLAEPEGTLTVTIGGAERKLVLGGTTPGGGDRYVRDPQSGEAYVIDGAAMRDLDTAESRLVERELHGFKEAEISSAELSAGEKKRKLVRGGPEGKRFWADPAAADQKDETAANFMAKLDRLRPTDYVMNEPAGKQDVLRVEYAAGSSLGFLELVRVPAADPAGKPDYFVRTERTRLYAKVPAQTAEQVEQDLGSILK
- a CDS encoding Gldg family protein, whose amino-acid sequence is MALKPKEAAPAAEKAPEAKAGSAEKPAAAPGWAPFLVPAFVGSLVLVFIGERLLGNIESARLVFSALGALGAVGATALRFVHASGEKDPERRKIERTLSIFSALGLVALAIYFAANTEVGRRALGILDATPDKRARFDGASTVAWVVLILVSVLPLVFGEIALAPMRRAPRVEVRRVRAATIAGLSLSLAVAYAALFTYAAGELDVKADFSYFRTAKASESTKKIVTSAPDTVEVRAFFPPLNDVGTEVEGYLADIARSAPNFKYGFYDRLLHPQLAKDNKVTQDAVIVILRGPTRETLTLDKEMNKAAAKLKTLDADFQKALLKAMKEQRTAYFTVGHGELNEAAGAAAAEGRTAKILRRLLESQNYVVKDLGMPQGLANTVPEDASIVVVLGPTQAFLPEEVTSLEKYAARGGKLLLALDPETKGDLAPLAAIADLSFDPTVLATTDQLFVPRRRNASDKANLVSNRFSSHASVSTLSRVSQRAVVLVPVAGSLDKKAGSEPKVDFVLRSSGGVFADKNGNYELDGDEKKTTHNLAAAVTKPIGDGADKSKVKGPQEMRAFVVADADALSDLALGVAETNQLFVVDAVRWLGGDESFSGEIVTPEDVRIEHTKQKDVFWFYGTIIGAPALLFGVGLLVTRRSRRTAGRKA
- a CDS encoding ABC transporter permease, with the protein product MRNALLVAGREIGSYGRSLLGWAIGAAALLVEGVWFSANGLSGSRMSADVLREFFNGASGVTMIVAVLMSIPLLAGERERGTLVLLNTAPIRDIEIIVGKYLAALAMIALITLISVYMPLLIFVNGKVSLGHVAVGYAGIVLLGSAALSIGMFTSAVSRSQVMAAILGGLMLAVMVTLWLVAKVTEPPVNSVLSGLALHHQRQFPFMTGVLKLENVVYYVAVTYFFLLAATKTLEARRWR